In Sphingomonas phyllosphaerae, one DNA window encodes the following:
- a CDS encoding SDR family NAD(P)-dependent oxidoreductase has translation MDLGIKGRIALISGADSGMGKETARLLLEAGVRVAITDKPDGTLDEAVGELSRLGEIVAVTGDVTKVDEVDAIWRQVRDELGEPDIYVNAAGVTGATGDFLDVDDAGWLETLDINLMGAVRMCREAIPAMREKGWGRIVLFASEDAVQPYVDELAYCASKAGILSLAKGLSKAYGCDNVLVNTVSPAFIATPMTDAMMRKRAEEKGTSFDEAIASFLEEERPGMVLKRRGKPEEVAAAVAFLVSEHASFINGAGIRVDSGSVSTIAG, from the coding sequence ATGGATCTGGGGATCAAGGGCCGTATTGCGCTGATCAGCGGGGCGGATTCGGGCATGGGCAAGGAGACCGCGCGGCTGCTGCTCGAGGCGGGCGTGCGCGTCGCCATCACCGACAAGCCCGACGGCACGCTGGACGAGGCGGTCGGCGAACTGTCGCGGCTGGGCGAGATCGTCGCGGTGACCGGCGACGTCACCAAAGTCGACGAGGTCGATGCGATCTGGCGGCAGGTCCGCGACGAGCTGGGCGAACCCGACATCTACGTCAACGCCGCCGGCGTCACGGGCGCGACCGGCGACTTCCTCGACGTCGACGATGCCGGCTGGCTCGAGACGCTCGACATCAACCTGATGGGGGCGGTGCGGATGTGCCGCGAGGCGATCCCAGCGATGCGCGAGAAGGGCTGGGGCCGGATCGTGCTGTTCGCGTCCGAGGATGCGGTGCAGCCCTATGTCGACGAACTCGCCTATTGCGCGTCCAAGGCCGGCATCCTCAGCCTCGCGAAGGGCCTGTCCAAGGCCTATGGCTGCGACAACGTGCTGGTCAACACCGTCTCTCCCGCGTTCATCGCGACGCCCATGACCGACGCGATGATGCGCAAGCGCGCGGAGGAGAAGGGAACCTCGTTCGACGAGGCGATCGCCAGCTTCCTGGAAGAGGAACGGCCCGGCATGGTGCTGAAGCGGCGCGGCAAGCCGGAAGAGGTGGCCGCGGCCGTCGCCTTCCTCGTCTCCG
- a CDS encoding GMC family oxidoreductase produces the protein MSGAADMADVVIVGSGAGGAPLAARLAEAGVSVVVLEAGRAFRPDDHVADELAADIYWMEERLSGGADATAFGANNSGMGVGGSTLHWGAFCPRPYARDLRLRSESGQGEDWPIAHDELIGYVDAVERFIGVSGPARYPSDAGRRYELPPVARNAPADAMARGCAALGIAATDAPAALVSRDRAQPHWGERQACINCGTCHQGCRTAAKATTDTSWLPLAVAHGAEVRAECRVVDIERDGSGRVSGVVYVRRGERRRLACRALFLCAGGVETPRLLLNLDLANSSGQVGRNFMAHVATQVWGRFDADMRMNRGYPSSLITEDMMRADDADHVGGYLIQSLGVMPVTLAANVARGAGLWGQALVDLLDDYNRLGGIGINGDCLPSDDNRLTLADETDAYGLRKARIDFSYGPNERAIDVHARKTMTAIWEAAGARDIFAVDRSAHTIGTCRMGDDGDRAVVDADGRSFDVENLFICDNSVFPSALAANPALTIMALSLRTADRFLATRG, from the coding sequence ATGAGCGGCGCGGCGGACATGGCCGACGTCGTCATCGTCGGCAGCGGCGCCGGCGGCGCGCCGCTCGCCGCGCGGCTGGCTGAGGCGGGCGTCTCGGTCGTGGTGCTGGAGGCAGGGCGCGCCTTCCGGCCCGACGATCATGTCGCCGACGAACTCGCCGCCGATATCTATTGGATGGAGGAGCGGCTGAGCGGCGGCGCCGACGCCACCGCCTTCGGCGCCAACAATTCGGGCATGGGCGTCGGCGGTTCGACGTTGCACTGGGGCGCCTTCTGTCCGCGGCCCTACGCGCGCGACCTGCGGCTGCGCAGCGAGAGCGGGCAGGGCGAGGACTGGCCGATCGCGCATGACGAATTGATCGGCTATGTCGACGCGGTCGAGCGCTTCATCGGCGTGTCCGGCCCGGCGCGTTACCCGTCGGACGCGGGGCGGCGCTACGAATTGCCGCCAGTCGCGCGCAATGCGCCCGCCGACGCGATGGCCCGCGGCTGCGCGGCGCTGGGCATCGCGGCCACCGACGCCCCCGCCGCTTTGGTCTCACGCGACCGGGCGCAGCCGCACTGGGGCGAGCGCCAAGCGTGCATCAACTGCGGGACCTGCCACCAGGGCTGCCGCACCGCCGCCAAGGCGACGACCGACACGAGCTGGCTGCCGCTGGCGGTCGCACATGGCGCCGAGGTGCGCGCGGAGTGCCGCGTCGTCGACATCGAACGCGACGGCAGCGGCCGGGTGAGCGGCGTCGTCTATGTCCGCCGCGGCGAGCGTCGACGCCTGGCCTGCCGCGCGCTGTTCCTGTGCGCCGGCGGGGTCGAGACGCCGCGGCTGCTGCTGAACCTCGATCTCGCCAATTCGAGCGGTCAGGTGGGTCGGAACTTCATGGCGCATGTCGCGACGCAGGTGTGGGGCCGGTTCGACGCCGACATGCGGATGAACCGCGGCTATCCCTCGTCGCTGATCACCGAGGACATGATGCGGGCTGACGACGCCGACCATGTCGGCGGCTATCTGATCCAGAGCCTGGGCGTGATGCCGGTGACGCTCGCCGCCAATGTCGCGCGCGGCGCCGGACTCTGGGGGCAGGCGCTGGTCGACCTGCTCGACGATTACAATCGGTTGGGTGGGATCGGCATCAACGGCGACTGCCTGCCGTCCGACGACAACCGGCTGACTCTGGCGGACGAGACCGACGCCTATGGATTGCGCAAGGCGCGGATCGACTTCAGCTACGGGCCGAACGAGCGCGCGATCGATGTCCATGCGCGAAAAACGATGACCGCGATCTGGGAGGCGGCGGGCGCGCGCGACATCTTCGCGGTCGACCGTTCGGCGCATACCATCGGCACGTGCCGGATGGGCGATGACGGCGACCGCGCCGTGGTCGATGCCGACGGACGCAGCTTCGATGTTGAGAACCTGTTCATCTGCGACAATTCGGTGTTCCCGAGCGCGCTTGCCGCCAATCCGGCGCTGACGATCATGGCGCTGTCGCTGCGCACCGCCGACCGTTTCCTCGCGACGCGAGGCTGA
- a CDS encoding alpha/beta fold hydrolase — protein sequence MAQVYFLHALGASAREWDEVITGLGDLGDCVALDLPGFGDSADADLDVAGLVDWFAAQVSAGQPQSWAVIGHSMGGKIATLAAARARDGDLDFAGLAAVVLLAASPPAPEPMAEERRAEMIGWFADGRIGADEAAMFVDANTARRLPEPLRAQAIADVERSGRRAWTGWLERDSREDWQASAGMLSVPALIVAGGEDGDLGKDAQRRLNLPHYRDARVEVVAGAAHLLPYEQPAAVAALIRDHVTPAFARALPAPFVALLASDRVSRRTRAVLTERHAAPPPGKVLSPRQRAVLAGLVETVLPGAADPVDLAARIDAMLTSGIGDGWRSAELPADAEGWTSGLDTLDRLAGGFADAAPADRERCLRSIADGTGDTKGGDLDPRQMRLWFAEARAEIARQWMALPATMARIGYDGFAVGGDGPHKQGYRLTAADTIEDWQRLEARA from the coding sequence GTGGCCCAGGTCTATTTCTTACACGCGCTTGGCGCGAGTGCGCGCGAGTGGGATGAGGTAATTACCGGACTGGGCGATCTCGGGGACTGCGTCGCGCTCGACCTTCCCGGCTTCGGCGACAGCGCGGATGCCGATCTCGACGTCGCGGGACTGGTCGACTGGTTCGCGGCACAGGTATCGGCCGGGCAACCGCAGAGCTGGGCAGTGATCGGCCACAGCATGGGCGGCAAGATCGCGACGCTCGCCGCCGCCCGCGCGCGCGACGGCGATCTGGATTTCGCAGGTCTCGCCGCGGTGGTGCTGCTCGCCGCCTCGCCGCCCGCGCCCGAGCCGATGGCGGAGGAGCGTCGCGCCGAGATGATCGGCTGGTTCGCCGATGGCCGGATCGGTGCGGACGAGGCGGCGATGTTCGTCGACGCCAATACTGCCCGGCGCCTGCCTGAACCGCTGCGCGCGCAGGCGATCGCCGACGTGGAGCGTTCCGGCCGCCGCGCTTGGACCGGCTGGCTGGAGCGCGACAGCCGCGAGGATTGGCAGGCGTCGGCGGGGATGCTTTCGGTGCCGGCGCTGATCGTCGCCGGCGGCGAGGACGGCGATCTGGGCAAGGACGCGCAGCGGCGGCTCAACCTGCCGCACTATCGCGACGCGCGCGTCGAGGTGGTGGCCGGTGCCGCGCATCTCTTGCCCTATGAACAGCCCGCTGCGGTCGCGGCCCTGATCCGGGACCATGTCACGCCGGCCTTTGCCCGAGCTTTGCCCGCGCCCTTCGTTGCACTGCTCGCGTCCGATCGGGTCAGCCGCCGAACGCGCGCGGTGCTGACCGAGCGGCACGCCGCACCGCCGCCGGGCAAGGTACTGTCGCCGCGACAGCGGGCGGTGCTCGCCGGACTGGTCGAGACGGTGCTGCCAGGCGCCGCCGATCCGGTCGACCTCGCCGCGCGGATCGATGCGATGCTGACGAGCGGGATCGGCGACGGCTGGCGTAGCGCCGAACTGCCCGCCGATGCCGAGGGCTGGACGTCGGGTCTCGACACGCTCGACCGTCTCGCCGGCGGCTTCGCCGACGCCGCGCCGGCGGATCGCGAGCGATGTCTGCGGTCGATTGCCGACGGGACCGGCGACACGAAGGGCGGTGACCTCGATCCGCGCCAGATGCGACTATGGTTCGCCGAGGCGCGCGCGGAGATCGCGCGGCAGTGGATGGCGCTGCCGGCCACCATGGCCCGGATCGGCTATGACGGTTTTGCTGTCGGCGGCGACGGACCGCACAAGCAAGGGTATCGGCTGACCGCGGCCGACACGATCGAGGACTGGCAGCGGCTGGAGGCGCGAGCATGA
- a CDS encoding SDR family oxidoreductase: protein MTDRLTMQDPRTQYPRPPFPHQPQPVPGLAAEMNPKPDHGETSYVGAGKLKGRKALITGGDSGVGRAAAIAYAREGADVAISYLATEQSDADEVVKLIEAEGRTAVALPGDITDESWCRELVSQARAALGGLDILVINAGRQQNREDISKVTSDDFDKTMKTNLYAMHWITQAAVPHLPAGASVITTASIQAYEPSAILLDYATTKAGIVAYTKALAKQLLEKGIRANVVAPGPFWTALQASGGQPPEAVEKFGSESQYGRPGQPVELSAVYVLLASQEASFINGEVYGVTGGAGVA, encoded by the coding sequence ATGACCGACCGTCTGACCATGCAGGATCCGCGCACGCAATATCCGCGGCCGCCGTTCCCGCACCAGCCGCAGCCCGTCCCCGGTCTCGCCGCCGAGATGAACCCCAAGCCCGATCACGGCGAAACGAGCTATGTCGGCGCTGGCAAGCTCAAGGGGCGCAAGGCGCTGATCACCGGCGGTGACAGCGGCGTGGGTCGCGCTGCCGCGATCGCCTACGCGCGCGAGGGCGCTGACGTGGCGATCTCCTACCTCGCAACCGAACAGTCGGACGCCGACGAGGTCGTCAAACTTATCGAAGCCGAGGGGCGAACGGCAGTCGCGCTGCCCGGCGACATCACCGACGAGTCATGGTGCCGCGAACTGGTCAGCCAGGCCAGAGCGGCGCTGGGCGGGCTCGACATCCTCGTCATCAACGCCGGTCGACAGCAGAACCGCGAGGACATCTCGAAGGTAACGTCGGACGACTTCGACAAGACGATGAAGACCAACCTCTACGCCATGCACTGGATCACGCAGGCGGCGGTGCCGCACCTGCCAGCGGGCGCGAGCGTCATCACCACCGCCTCGATCCAGGCGTACGAGCCGTCGGCGATCCTGCTCGACTATGCCACGACCAAGGCTGGCATCGTCGCCTACACCAAGGCGCTGGCCAAGCAGCTGCTGGAAAAGGGCATCCGCGCCAACGTGGTCGCACCGGGTCCGTTCTGGACCGCGCTGCAGGCGTCCGGTGGCCAACCTCCCGAGGCGGTGGAGAAATTCGGTTCGGAGAGCCAGTACGGTCGTCCCGGCCAGCCGGTCGAGCTGTCGGCGGTATACGTGCTGCTCGCCAGTCAAGAGGCCAGCTTCATCAACGGCGAGGTCTACGGCGTCACGGGCGGCGCCGGTGTAGCCTAA
- a CDS encoding GAF domain-containing protein yields MRGSTKLPTLATDADAGAFMRARVERGSDYIKVVQDDGARRGEPADMPSFTPTRFAEVIAAAKATGKLVVVHVQKLAVARIAVANGVNALEHAVCDEPVDDALIAAMKAHGTIQTATLATYAGLAGTDDARQLAADPAVAPFLSPLQKGMLTLDWQHPRPVDYAQDLREGRTVVIPDIRLDPRTSGDTAPLNPVAVRSLVNRPVREKGRTVTILYVNDGAPRDWTPEEVQFIADAGNRTWTALERRRAEKEAKETAAFLSSVLAASTDCIKVVELDGRLSFMTDGGMKVMEISDFNAVRGCLWPNFLKEDGPAYGSGAYQRSVCGLVARPNGENGFVITFVQCWKNISKVPNIGPA; encoded by the coding sequence ATGCGAGGCTCGACCAAGCTACCGACGCTCGCCACCGATGCCGACGCGGGCGCCTTCATGCGGGCGCGGGTCGAGAGGGGATCGGACTATATCAAGGTGGTTCAGGATGATGGAGCGAGGCGGGGCGAACCAGCCGACATGCCCTCCTTCACCCCGACGCGCTTCGCCGAGGTCATTGCCGCCGCCAAGGCGACCGGCAAACTCGTCGTCGTCCACGTCCAGAAACTGGCCGTCGCGCGGATCGCGGTTGCAAACGGCGTCAACGCGCTTGAGCATGCCGTCTGCGATGAGCCTGTCGATGACGCGCTCATCGCGGCGATGAAGGCGCACGGAACCATCCAGACGGCAACGCTCGCGACCTATGCGGGCCTTGCAGGCACCGATGATGCCCGCCAACTGGCGGCAGACCCGGCGGTCGCGCCCTTCCTTTCACCCCTGCAGAAGGGGATGCTGACACTCGACTGGCAGCACCCGCGACCCGTCGATTATGCGCAGGACCTGCGCGAAGGTCGAACGGTCGTCATCCCCGACATCCGCCTCGATCCGCGCACGTCGGGCGATACTGCGCCGTTGAATCCCGTCGCGGTGCGCAGCCTCGTCAACCGGCCCGTCCGGGAGAAGGGGCGAACCGTGACCATCCTCTACGTCAACGATGGTGCGCCGCGCGATTGGACACCGGAAGAGGTCCAGTTCATCGCCGATGCCGGCAACCGGACCTGGACCGCGCTCGAACGGCGACGGGCCGAGAAGGAGGCGAAGGAGACGGCCGCATTCCTGAGCAGCGTGCTGGCTGCATCGACCGACTGCATCAAGGTGGTCGAGTTGGACGGTAGGCTGTCCTTCATGACCGATGGCGGGATGAAGGTCATGGAGATCAGCGACTTCAATGCCGTGCGTGGTTGTCTATGGCCCAACTTCCTCAAGGAGGACGGCCCGGCCTATGGCTCAGGCGCTTACCAGCGGAGTGTGTGTGGCCTCGTCGCGCGACCAAACGGGGAAAATGGTTTTGTTATAACCTTTGTCCAATGCTGGAAAAATATTTCAAAGGTGCCGAATATCGGGCCAGCCTGA